The Sesamum indicum cultivar Zhongzhi No. 13 linkage group LG1, S_indicum_v1.0, whole genome shotgun sequence genome includes a window with the following:
- the LOC105165762 gene encoding uncharacterized protein LOC105165762, whose amino-acid sequence MRGKSCSSESQNGAPHLSGAYIRTLVKQLTSSRSAKDLSDSSENSEGGGRSTSGPADGVSDKQGKLTRQPKKQVRRRAHTSRPYQDSLLNMAEARREIVTALKLHRAAMKQAREKQQLEQVKESGLVVPPVGPASSHQSRRNPRIYASNSSSSSDNFPVNYAGDGLAYPPGFYSPYPWPVSPIAPPQLVQETLNLQLPSQTLGLNLNLQDFENLDTTAFHCSTNPSSNFSSSSPSTSSSPALSAATEEIPHTLQARTWMAENRDSGLHFGDQWNDGVNSEEYWFKFLNSMEIGPEEQKDEDLVSSPFDEVMEFPAWLNANESFSQHVNDFCSDDSFQDLALPCMDIQEIEGMDADWLA is encoded by the coding sequence ATGAGAGGAAAATCTTGTTCATCGGAATCCCAAAACGGTGCGCCCCATCTGTCGGGTGCTTACATTCGCACCCTTGTGAAACAATTAACCTCGTCAAGATCAGCCAAAGATTTGTCGGATTCCAGTGAAAATTCGGAGGGGGGAGGGAGGAGTACTTCGGGCCCTGCTGATGGAGTTTCTGATAAACAGGGAAAATTAACCCGTCAGCCCAAGAAACAGGTGAGAAGAAGGGCTCACACCAGCCGGCCTTACCAAGACAGCCTGCTGAATATGGCCGAAGCCCGGAGAGAAATTGTCACCGCGCTTAAACTTCATAGAGCGGCAATGAAACAGGCCCGTGAAAAACAGCAGCTGGAACAGGTAAAGGAATCAGGGCTCGTAGTTCCCCCTGTCGGGCCGGCTTCGTCTCATCAGTCCAGGAGAAACCCTAGAATTTATGCTTCGAATTCTTCCAGTTCTTCTGATAATTTCCCGGTCAATTATGCAGGAGACGGTCTCGCATACCCACCGGGCTTTTATTCTCCTTATCCTTGGCCCGTTTCTCCAATTGCACCACCCCAACTTGTCCAAGAAACCCTCAATCTTCAACTCCCCAGCCAAACACTAGGCCTGAATCTTAATCTTCAGGATTTTGAAAACTTGGACACCACCGCTTTTCACTGCAGCACCAACCCTTCATCAAATTTCTCATCCTCATCCCCATCAACCTCCTCCTCTCCTGCTCTTTCAGCTGCCACCGAGGAAATTCCACACACCCTGCAGGCCCGAACTTGGATGGCAGAAAACAGGGATTCGGGCTTGCATTTTGGCGATCAGTGGAATGACGGTGTGAATTCAGAAGAGTACTGGTTCAAGTTCTTGAATTCCATGGAAATCGGGCCCGAAGAGCAGAAAGATGAGGATCTTGTCAGCTCTCCCTTTGATGAGGTGATGGAATTCCCAGCCTGGCTCAACGCAAACGAGAGTTTCTCACAGCATGTGAATGATTTTTGTTCTGATGACTCCTTTCAAGATTTAGCTCTGCCATG